One genomic segment of Linepithema humile isolate Giens D197 chromosome 5, Lhum_UNIL_v1.0, whole genome shotgun sequence includes these proteins:
- the tou gene encoding bromodomain adjacent to zinc finger domain protein 2B isoform X3 has product MEKENSASGGGGGGGGAEAAAAATPGATSTSEKLQADQANPLLDPTTLFGAYWPRGDSAASSLFGGIPGGYGLGAHHLPYAILGRGGSAPGFGGHTPASAPPPSPYSHSSLGTLGVAATQAASLGITPASAAWWTMASHLAAQDYIARLGAAGLSGFPPGAESLLPSYPPTSLLNPPSLSSHKSSKSKSSKSHKTPASSSSSTTPSMTSSLPVSTQSPVTSSHHSTPVSSAPNSQTNVVSSAKEGSDPSSILGGVRLPPDTEIIKYTSSIVGPKIPGTTNRGRKKTISLDTPSVSVHAPPVPALSAHQTNTTSSSSLMMEPRKYNRTGTDSSEYRDSVDRVEVIKLPAHSTNGSILSAPPAYTSSSSTTSSNSNNNTNANNNVNDSDAPLNLSLKPATTSNSSPISGSQPLSQLSNLSQSLLASDRTSRRKPGPKPRRVPQNSVPVPASPSPSLAQLFAAADSPQRPSSGSEESEGASTATHHKDGRPRNLGRGVSKPKKNTVASLLAQSRALGIKPSPTLDPNVPLSHQQVSLLRTNILAAQMHVSAAAGQNDDKNQYYHLLKKIQKKKQPRPNRASWARNHEKMKNKLLEASGEESNMDVTSESGSNTDVVTDTDDDNAEGTPSAKRRKLRPSERDLQMPLERGWKRETVIKGLGKTGVIKGDVSYYSPCGKTFRSSPDLVKFLEHQNPAELTTANFSFSSRPLVGEFLQPTMGLAEAEFVRLGAQEVARRLEELRAAGGLRDVRTNNQYERADKLAYAKKLAKEEAQRHKEQARLIKEQEKSERQEAVRREREIRNQQLLEGRKRLAFTIKQKMKIIQEIERGKSKSDVARELGLASSTVATIWKNRESIAESWRNRDMMQQADLEDVPSKKPPSMSALASCVPTTAALCTPAAMTTATTTIATPPLASGVVVVPPQVVPPVLPPPPYPTLNLPPASAGLAPSSQPTAAISSSSNHHSSTTMSTGTTTTTVPLDNTQQAQTQTQSQELLEARKKRHEEVEKIRLEEQQRKQQERELKRQQAVMLKEQMYMQELTKQREMLYTVELERERRRQHMALVRALENRRKMEEKEKKRLEARAERIATKEKRAEQRRVEMELIEQIRKPVEDMELTDHRPLPEIKRLPGLKLSGQAFADIVMVFEFLHNFGETLGFDMESLPSLKSLQLALLNDEEAEEEMLSVMTHLLVCAIEDPGIPQPARHTTGLGQSLRQADITHANISEVLRIYLYANATGEVKALTGVCLERERDKKFADHHQNGGDYASTCSGKNAQFYEHLHNNETWKMSERLRDKPFLALNPTHKAQMLAFLCNELLQNKAVIRQIEGSLETVAQLKKERFVLDTKIRKLRQLHSRKVRMEAVGVIVNKIGDTITIEKKEGEEESNTTSTAVGTTPTPDEIHHEDEVEDMSENESEGTQPEEEEDKNLSGEELGKKLDKLLKQSEEQLQKLNSSSKQLRAHIFGQDRFWRRYWELACAGGIFVEAMESAEPEILELQADLDEKYKNMPIEEKSEVKQEGESKKNCENRENEAPNEVKGEKKHNSSEQNDDVKCHGDKVKSEVEDVNCKKEPVQNCGSENSEGTKEQKRSNDVDSTMTDAKTNVTSEEIKQETEVVGMDVDAKTEDVKKENEEMDEDVAKPLVKTMEDKIVETIPNGDKFNHVNNLHNGRELNGSFISNSSNTEPNWFSILPRETCDTPGPSTKQIFGIAEPTELRIPIFPPPASPSYDRCDSPAPLILTQDEAVQLEYLKVHGLPPPGEAKPVSKDLRYGWWRITDVDTFQELLEHLHSRGVREKELKRTTWATMESFLAVTGRINVDPGNIIATELQAQPDDANTPIPKPDNPNIWSEQVALRVDAQLLEQVEALEDKVANASMQVKGWKLPPRAGTEEAEEIEKLNEMEKISAVEQARQRLLSLEAAIERRYLKPPLGVCTGDPNLAALKAEQAAAAANANSNNSEQNNQAPAPPEETTPRGLNTWREATARAHTSAQLAMALYMLEASIAWDKSIMKAVSLTTARNSVCAKLRNRCVSLKATNQYKQLLTTSQTSNCQFCHSGDNEDKLLLCDGCDRGYHTYCFRPKMENIPDGDWYCHECMNKATGERNCLVCGKRAGKNLVLCELCPRAYHTDCHNPVMPKMPRGKWYCSNCHSKQPKKRNSSRRSHTKGGGTRESESSDHPPASPTPSTASNTHVEDVSSSEPATPTASPRKEGNNRTLTKKQQRELAPCKILLEQLEQQDEAWPFLLPVNTKQFPTYKKIIKTPMDLSTIKKKLQDSAYKSRDEFCADVRQMFINCEVFNEDDSPVGKAGHGMRSFFEMRWTEITGAPPPHPQTHS; this is encoded by the exons catACTGGCCTCGAGGCGACAGCGCGGCGTCGTCTCTCTTCGGTGGGATACCGGGTGGCTATGGCTTGGGGGCCCACCATTTGCCATACGCTATTCTGGGCCGAGGGGGTTCAGCGCCTGGCTTCGGGGGCCACACTCCGGCCTCGGCGCCACCCCCGTCGCCGTATTCTCACAGCAGCCTCGGTACGCTCGGCGTGGCTGCCACTCAAGCTGCGAGTCTAG GTATCACTCCAGCCAGTGCAGCATGGTGGACAATGGCCTCTCATCTGGCGGCGCAGGACTACATCGCGAGGCTAGGAGCGGCAGGACTTTCCGGATTTCCACCTGGTGCCGAGAGCCTTCTGCCATCCTACCCTCCTACCTCTCTACTTAATCCCCCGTCCCTCTCGTCCCACAAGTCTAGTAAGT CTAAGTCAAGTAAAAGTCACAAGACGCCAGCTAGCAGTAGTAGTTCGACGACGCCGAGTATGACGAGCAGCCTGCCGGTGTCTACTCAGTCGCCGGTGACATCCTCTCATCACAGCACCCCGGTCAGCAGTGCGCCAAATTCGCAAACGAATGTCGTCAG TTCTGCGAAGGAAGGAAG CGATCCCAGCAGTATATTGGGAGGTGTGCGTCTACCTCCCGACACGGAAATTATCAAGTACACGTCGAGTATAGTCGGTCCAAAGATTCCCGGGACGACGAACCGCGGCAGGAAAAAGACAATATCCTTGGACACTCCCAGCGTCAGTGTGCACGCGCCGCCCGTCCCAGCTCTTAGTGCGCATCAGACGAACACGACGTCATCGTCGTCGCTGATGATGGAGCCGAGGAAGTACAATCGCACGGGG ACTGACTCGAGCGAGTACAGAGATTCAGTCGATCGAGTCGAAGTGATTAAGTTGCCGGCTCATTCGACCAACGGCTCCATTCTGTCGGCGCCGCCGGCGTATACCAGTAGCAGCAGCACCaccagcagcaacagcaacaataataccaatGCCAACAACAACGTCAACGACTCAGACGCGCCCTTAAATCTCTCCTTGAAGCCTGCAACGACGAGCAATAGCTCGCCGATTTCCGGTAGTCAGCCGCTCAGTCAGCTCAGTAATTTAAGTCAATCGCTACTTGCCTCTGATCGAACGT CGAGACGGAAGCCGGGACCCAAACCGAGAAGAGTGCCGCAGAATTCGGTGCCGGTGCCGGCGTCGCCTAGTCCCTCCTTGGCGCAGCTCTTCGCCGCCGCAGACTCGCCGCAGCGGCCGAGCAGCGGTAGCGAGGAAAGTGAGGGCGCGAGCACCGCCACTCATCACAAGGACGGCAGGCCGCGAAATCTCGGCCGCGGTGTATCGAAGCCTAAGAAAAACACGGTCGCCTCGCTGCTGGCTCAGAGCAGAGCCCTGGGAATTAAACCCAGCCCGACCTTGGATCCAAACGTGCCATTGTCTCACCAGCAAGTGTCGTTACTCAGGACGAACATACTGGCGGCCCAGATGCACGTTTCCGCTGCCGCCGGGCAAAATGACGATAAGAAtcag TACTATCATTTGCTAAAGAAGATACAGAAGAAGAAGCAACCTCGACCAAATCGTGCTTCGTGGGCGAGGAATCAC GAGAAGatgaagaacaaattattggAGGCGTCGGGGGAGGAGAGCAATATGGACGTGACCAGCGAGAGCGGCAGTAACACCGACGTGGTCACGGACACCGACGACGACAACGCGGAGGGCACACCAAGCGCGAAACGGAGGAAGCTCAGGCCCAGCGAAAGAGATCTCCAAATGCCGCTGGAGCGCGGCTGGAAGCGTGAAACGGTTATCAAGGGACTAGGAAAGACGGGAGTGATAAAAGGCGACGTGTCCTATTACAGCCCCTGCGGGAAAACTTTTAGAAGCAGTCCCGATCTAGTGAAG TTTCTGGAGCATCAGAATCCCGCCGAGTTAACAACCGCCAATTTCTCGTTCTCTTCCCGTCCGTTGGTCGGAGAATTTCTTCAGCCAACAATGGGCTTGGCGGAAGCCGAATTCGTCAGACTCGGTGCCCAGGAAGTAGCGAGAAGATTGGAGGAACTCAGAGCGGCTGGCGGCTTGAGAGACGTACGGACAAATAATCAGTACGAGAGAGCAGACAAGCTAGCTTACGCGAAGAAGCTCGCGAAGGAAGAAGCACAACGACACAAAGAACAAGCTAG GCTTATTAAGGAGCAGGAGAAGTCGGAGCGACAGGAAGCCGTGAGGCGGGAGCGGGAGATCAGGAATCAACAGCTGCTCGAG GGTCGAAAGCGGCTCGCGTTCACGATCAAGCAGAAAATGAAGATCATCCAAGAGATCGAGCGCGGCAAGAGCAAGAGCGACGTGGCTCGCGAGCTGGGTCTGGCGAGCAGCACGGTCGCCACCATCTGGAAGAACCGCGAGAGCATCGCCGAGAGCTGGCGCAACCGGGACATGATGCAGCAGGCGGATCTCGAGGACGTGCCGTCGAAGAAGCCGCCGTCGATGTCCGCCCTCGCGTCGTGCGTGCCGACGACGGCGGCGCTCTGCACGCCGGCGGCGATGACGACCGCCACCACCACGATCGCGACGCCGCCGTTGGCCTCCGGCGTGGTCGTGGTGCCGCCGCAGGTGGTGCCACCGgtgctgccgccgccgccctaTCCCACCCTGAACCTGCCGCCGGCGTCGGCGGGCCTGGCGCCGTCCTCCCAGCCGACGGCTGCGATCTCCTCCTCGTCGAACCACCACTCGTCAACCACTATGTCGACCGGCACGACGACCACGACTGTACCACTGGACAATACCCAGCAGGCTCAGACCCAGACGCAGAGTCAGGAACTTCTGGAG GCCCGGAAAAAACGGCACGAAGAGGTGGAGAAGATCCGACTGGAAGAACAACAAAGGAAGCAACAG GAACGAGAGCTGAAGAGGCAGCAGGCGGTCATGCTGAAGGAGCAG ATGTACATGCAGGAGCTCACCAAGCAGCGCGAGATGCTCTACACCGTCGAGCTG gagagagaaagaaggaggcAACACATGGCTCTGGTGCGGGCGTTGGAGAACCGTCGGAAAatggaagagaaagagaagaagcgCCTGGAGGCCAGAGCCGAGAGAATAGCGACGAAAGAGAAACGGGCGGAACAGAGAAGGGTCGAGATGGAGTTGATCGAGCAAATTCGCAAGCCTGTGGAGGATATGGAACTGACAG ATCACAGACCACTGCCGGAAATCAAGAGATTACCTGGACTCAAACTATCCGGGCAAGCTTTCGCGGACATCGTCATGGTTTTCGAATTTCTGCACAATTTCGGGGAGACTTTGGGTTTCG ATATGGAATCGCTGCCAAGCCTGAAGAGTCTTCAGCTCGCTCTCCTCAACGACGAGGAAGCCGAGGAGGAGATGTTGTCGGTAATGACGCATCTGTTGGTCTGCGCTATCGAGGATCCGGGGATTCCGCAACCGGCCAGGCACACCACAGGCTTAGGCCAAAGTTTGCGCCAGGCTGACATCACTCACGCCAACATTAGCGAAGTCCTGCGAATTTATCTGTACGCGAACGCGACCGGCGAAGTGAAGGCTCTCACGGGGGTGTGTCTTGAGCGTGAGCGTGACAAGAAGTTCGCCGATCATCATCAGAACGGCGGCGATTACGCTTCGACCTGCTCGGGAAAGAACGCGCAGTTCTACGAGCACTTGCACAACAACGAAACGTGGAAGATGTCGGAAAGATTACGGGACAAGCCTTTTTTGGCGTTGAACCCGACGCACAAGGCACAAATGCTCGCTTTCCTCTGCAACGAGCTGCTGCAAAATAAGGCTGTGATCAGACAGATAGAGGGTAGCCTCGAGACGGTAGCTCAGCTGAAGAAGGAGAGGTTCGTCTTGGATACCAAGATCAGAAA GCTTAGACAATTGCATAGTCGAAAAGTGCGGATGGAAGCTGTCGGCGTCATCGTGAACAAAATCGGTGACACGATTACTATCGAGAAAAAAGAAGGCGAAGAGGAAAGCAATACCACGTCTACTGCTGTAGGCACGACGCCTACGCCGGACGAGATTCATCACGAGGATGAAGTAGAAGACATGTCTGAGAATGAGAGCGAAGGCACTCAGCCGGAAGAG gAGGAGGACAAGAATTTGTCTGGCGAGGAATTGGGCAAAAAGTTGGACAAGCTGTTGAAGCAGTCGGAGGAGCAATTGCAAAAGTTGAATAGCTCCTCGAAACAGTTACGGGCGCACATCTTTGGCCAAGACAGATTTTGGAGGAGATATTGGGAATTAGCATGCGCTGGTGGCATCTTTGTGGAAGCTATGGAGAGTGCTGAACCAGAGATACTCGAACTCCAAGCCGACCTGGAcgaaaagtacaaaaatatgcCAATAGAGGAGAAATCTGAAGTGAAACAGGAGGGCGAAAGCAAGAAGAATTGCGAGAATCGCGAGAATGAAGCGCCGAACGAAGTGAAGGGTGAAAAGAAGCACAATTCGAGCGAGCAGAACGACGACGTGAAATGTCACGGGGACAAGGTGAAGTCCGAGGTGGAGGATGTTAATTGCAAGAAGGAGCCTGTACAAAACTGCGGCTCGGAGAATTCCGAGGGCACGAAGGAGCAAAAAAGGAGCAACGACGTCGACAGCACGATGACGGACGCGAAGACGAACGTCACGTCTGAAGAAATAAAGCAGGAGACGGAAGTGGTCGGTATGGACGTCGACGCGAAGACTGAGGACGTGAAGAAGGAAAACGAGGAAATGGACGAGGACGTGGCGAAGCCGCTGGTGAAGACGATGGAGGACAAGATCGTCGAGACGATCCCGAACGGCGACAAGTTCAACCACGTCAATAATCTGCACAACGGGAGGGAACTCAACGGCTCTTTCATTTCTA ACAGCAGCAATACGGAGCCCAATTGGTTCTCCATTTTGCCGCGTGAGACGTGCGACACTCCGGGGCCCAGCACGAAACAAATCTTCGGCATAGCCGAACCGACTGAGCTCAGAATCCCGATATTCCCGCCACCGGCTAGTCCGAGTTACGACAGATGCGACAGTCCAGCGCCTCTGATACTGACGCAGGATGAGGCGGTGCAGCTGGAATATTTGAAAGTGCACGGTCTACCACCACCCGGAGAGGCCAAACCGGTATCGAAAG ATCTCAGGTACGGTTGGTGGAGAATAACGGACGTCGATACGTTCCAAGAACTCTTGGAACACTTACATTCTCGCGGCGTCCGTGAGAAAGAGTTAAAGCGCACAACGTGGGCGACAATGGAGTCCTTCCTGGCGGTAACCGGTAGAATTAATGTCGATCCCGGCAATATCATCGCCACAGAGCTCCAAGCGCAACCAGACGACGCTAACACGCCAATCCCGAAGCCCGACAATCCGAACATCTGGAGTGAGCAAGTAGCGCTGCGTGTAGACGCTCAGCTTTTGGAGCAGGTGGAAGCGCTCGAAGACAAAGTAGCTAACGCTAGCATGCAGGTCAAGGGCTGGAAGCTTCCTCCGCGAGCCGGCACCGAAGAAGCCGAGGAAATTGAAAAGCTGAACGAAATGGAGAAGATCAGCGCGGTCGAACAAGCACGGCAAAGGCTACTTTCCTTGGAGGCAGCTATAGAAAGGAGATACTTAAAACCACCTTTGGGCGTTTG CACGGGAGATCCCAACCTGGCAGCCCTCAAGGCGGAAcaggcggcggcagcggctaACGCAAACTCGAATAACTCCGAGCAGAATAACCAGGCGCCCGCACCGCCGGAGGAAACGACACCGCGGGGTCTGAACACCTGGCGAGAGGCAACCGCGCGAGCGCACACATCGGCGCAACTCGCCATGGCGCTCTACATGCTCGAGGCCAGCATCGCTTGGGACAAGAGCATCATGAAGGCTGTGAGTCTAACAACAGCTAGAAACTCGGTCTGCGCCAAGCTGCGAAACCGCTGCGTCTCACTCAAAGCTACCAATCAGTACAAACAGCTATTGACTACTTCTCAGACCTCT AATTGCCAGTTTTGTCATAGTGGGGACAACGAAGATAAGCTGCTGCTCTGTGATGGCTGTGATCGTGGCTACCATACTTACTGTTTCCGTCCAAAAATGGAAAACATTCCTGATGGTGACTG GTATTGTCACGAGTGTATGAACAAAGCAACAGGTGAACGCAATTGTTTAGTATGCGGGAAGAGGGCGGGTAAAAACTTGGTCCTATGCGAACTCTGTCCCAGAGCTTATCACACTGACTGCCATAATCCTGTCATGCCAAAA ATGCCGCGAGGAAAATGGTATTGCTCTAATTGCCACAGTAAACAACCAAAGAAGAGAAATAGTAGTCGAAGGAGTCATACCAAAGGGGGAGGCACCAGAGAAAGTGAAAGTTCTGATCATCCACCAGCTAG